The Candidatus Margulisiibacteriota bacterium genome contains the following window.
CAGAGAGCCGAAAAGGAATTTGAAAACAGTGTAAAAATTAAGTTCGATCAAGGGCCCGCGGCCGTCGCGGCGCAAGATTGTTTCGTCATCAACATTGATCCTGAACATTCCGATCTCCCCCTGATCATGGGCAAGCGATAAATACTTAGTATATTCGTTTGGCTGCCGCGCGTAATCGATCGGGGATTCAACCCGCTCCGAATAATATGTTAAAGCCAGCGGGATCGCCGCGTAAAGGGGCTCATTTTGTTTAAGTTTTATCTGAATAGCCGAAACAATCGTCCGGAAAAGACAAAAGTCCAGGTTCCCACCGCCAAAGATGATCTGATTAAAACCGGGGCCGGCAATCCCTCTTTGAGCGGCTGGAAATAAAGGGGAGAGAGCATCGGCAAAGCGCTGTTGTCCGGGAGGAAGAGTCGGATCGTCCAAGCGGCCCGACCAGGAAAAGACCTTAACGTCCGCCGCCGTATTATTACCGACCAGCGGCAAGCGCGACCCTTCCAGCAGGAGCGAGGCGCGTCGTTCAAAAGGCCGGCCGCCGGCAAACGCGGCATCCTGAAGGTCCCAAAGTTTGCCGCAATCCGGCAAACACCCGGCGGTTGGCGTCAGGTGGGTCAAAACAAGCGTTCTCGGTTTCGGCGATAGCCTGGTAGAAATAACCACGAATATATATCGCCATTTTCAGGAGAATATTTCAGGATTTATTATATTTGGCGATATACGAGACGCTGACCCCGCCCGCTTTAGAAAAGTCGCCGCCGACATAAATATTGCCTGAAGCGTCAAGCGCGACCGCCCGGACCAGGTTCCCGTCCAAACCGCCGCCAAAAGCTTCCCAGGTCGCGCCGTCGTAGGCGGTCAGGCCGTTAACGGTCACACCACCGGCCGTCGCGAATTTTCCCGCCACGTAGACTTTTCCCAAAGAATCGGCCACCAGCGCGTTAACGCTGTCGCCGACCGCCGTTCCCACCGCCAGCTGTTCCCAGCTGGTCCCATCCCAGCGAGCCATGATCCGTTTATCGCTGGTATCGATCAGCGCGCCGGCGGCAAAAACATTGGTGGTCACCGTCACAGTGGCGTTAATATAATAATCGCGGCCGGAGGATAAATCACTCCAGCTCGCCCCGTTCCAGCGGGCGATCCGTTTGGCGCTAACCCCGGAAACGGTATTAAGAAAGGCCCCACCGGCAATAAGTTTATAAGTCGCGTCATAACTTAACGAATGAACCGGACTATCGGTCCCGCCCGCCAGGTTCCGCCAAGCGAGGCCGTCCCATTCCGCGACATTCTGCACAATGGTCCCGCCGGCGGAAGTAAAAGAGCCGCCGACATAAAGATTGTCGGAGGGATCGATCGCCAGAGCATAAACATCCCCGTTAACTCCGCCACCGACCGCTTCCCAAGCAGTTCCCGTCCAACGGGCGAGATTGGAAGCCGCTACGTCGCCGGAAGAATTATGGGCGATCGAGAATGTTCCGCCCGCGTAAATATAGCCATGTGAATCTTTAGCTAAAACGTAAACTGTTCCGTTAAGTCCTTTGCCAAGCGGCTCCCAACGGGAGCCATTCCAACGGGCGACGTAACTGGTATCGGCAATCCCACTGGCGTTGGTAAAAGATCCACCGGCGATCAAATAGCCCGAATTGTCAAAGATCAGAGCGTAAACGGGGGCGTCAGTCCCGCCGCCGATCCCCTGCCAGCTGGCGGACGGCAAGGTCGTGGTCGTGGTGGTCGCCGGCGACGAACCGCCGCAGCCGAAGGTGTAGGTCAAAGCGCCAACAATCAAGGCATAGACAATATATTGGAGATATTTATTCATCTTTCCACCTTCCCCCCGGCTATTATAGCGGGAAAAAGGGAAAAGCCAAGCGGGTTAAAAGCGTCCGTTATTAATATTGTTCCAAAGAGCGAGCGCCTCACGGTCAGTCAGGCCGACGATCTTGTCGATCGCGGCTTGGGCGGACAACTTGTTTTTAATAAGATAATAATCAAAGATGGTCCTGACGCAATCGGTCATCGTCGCCATGAACTCCTGTTTGACCCGGCTGCCGATATAAATGTGCCGGTAATTAAAGCTCATCAACGCGTCTATCGCCGCCAGTTCCTGTTCCCCCATCGTAATATAATTTCGCCCGGCGCTGTGAGCGATCACGCTCCGCACCATGGTGTCGATCATCTGGGCCGGGGTCGTCCCCAAAATCTCCCTGACCATTTGCGGCAGATCATTGACCTCAATGATCGAGAGCCGGCCCGCGTCCAAAACATCCATGGGGAGATAGGCAATCCGGTCAGCCAGGCGGACAACGCACCCTTCCAGAGTCATCGGAAATTCACGATCGTCAAAATAGTTGCCATTTTCATTCGGCCTAAGAACCGGGTCTTTGCGTTCGCCGTCATGGCAAAGGATCCCGTTCATGACCTCCACGGAAAGGTTGAGTTTTTCCAGCTCCCGGACCACCCGCAAACTCTGGCGGTTGTGCTTGAACGGCACCCCCAGGTATGTCTGGCTGAATTCGTCGAGGATCTTTTCTCCTTCGTGCCCAAAGATCGAGTGCCCCAGATCATGCCCTAGGGCGATCGCTTCGGCCAGGTCCTCGTTCAAACGGAGGGCCCGACAGATCGAGCGGGCGACCTGGGCAACTTTTTCGACGTGGAAATGGCGGTTATGGACGATCTGGGTAAATTCCAGAGAGAGCGATTCCGGAGAAAAGACCTGGGCCTTGCCAGCCAGGAGCGGGTAATGATCGGAATAAACGATCCGATCACGGTCGCGGGCAAAACAGGTCCGGAACCGATCGGGCGCTTCCAGCTCTAGGCGACCTTGAGAAACGACGCTCTGGCAAGCGTATCGGGAAAGCAGGATCGTTTCCATTAGCTCAACTTTAACTCTTGGGACCCTCATTACCTCTCGCCCGTATCTTCCGACCAGTGTAGTAAAGGGACGATAAATTTTAGCGATATCGCTCATCAGTTATCTCCAAAGCGAATCGGGATCAAAGCCATATTTATCGACCATTTCTATATAAATATCGAGACATATTTTCAGGTATGGCAAGCGCTTATTATAATCGTCAAACTTAGCCGCCCCCAATTTCCGAGCCAAATTTGTTATTCCCCGGCCAGCCAGTAAACGATCGATCGTCTCGAATACCGGCTGTTTCTCTTGATAAAGATCAGGAAATTCAGCCGCCATTTTTCGATAACTACCGCCAGGCATTGAATTCGGGAAATTATTAAAGTACAGCTGTATCCCCTGGCAAAGCAACCCGTCAATTCCTTTCCGATCGCCGACCAGAACCCCGCGTAAAGCATTTCGTCGCCCTTCATAATAATCCGTTGATTCGCAAGAATAATAAAAACTACCATGGTCAAGCAGCGGGGAAAAGATATAAGGGAAATAGCGGTCTCGATTGAGCCGCGCCACAACGTTTTTGGAAATCCGGTTCAGCCCGGAATAAACCGCGAAATCAACGACCGCCTTCAGTAGCTCTTTTCTGGCTGGCGGGACAACCCCTGCCCCCTGCCGTTTGATCGGGATCGCCATTGGGGAAAGAGGCGTCATTTTAAGTTTTATTTGCATGCTTATTATTCACCACTTTCCGACAAAAATTTCAGTTCGATTGACCAGCCTGACAATTTGAACCAGACGTCATTCTCTGTTAAAATCATTATTATGAAACCAAAGATCACGATCATCGGCGCCGGGAACGTGGGCGCTCAATGCGCTTATAAACTCGCGCAACGCGATTTTGCCGACCTGGTCCTCCTCGACATCGTTGAAGGAATTCCCCAGGGGAAAGCGCTCGACATGACCCAGTCCGGGTCGATCGAAAGGTTTACTACCAAGATCACCGGTACCAATAACTACGCCGATATTAAAGGTTCGCAGGTCGTGGTCATGACCGCCGGCCTCGCCAGGAAACCGGGAATGTCGCGCGACGACCTGATCCACAAGAACGCCGAGATCGTCGCCGGCGTGGTCAAACAGGTCGCCCAACACGCCCCGCAAGCGGTCCTGCTGATGGTCACCAATCCGCTCGATGTTATGACCTATCACGCCTTGAAAGTTTCCGGCCTTCCGGCCAGCCGGGTCCTTGGCATGGCGCCGCTCCTCGACGCCGCCAGGATGCAGTCTTTTATTGCCGAGCTGGCCAACGCCCCGGTCACCGAAGTTTACGCTGAAGTTATGGGAAGCCACGGCGACCTGATGGTCCCGGTCCCCCGCCTCTCCACCGTCAAAGGGAAACCGATCACCGAACTTTTCTCCCCGGAACAGGTCGCTAGCCTGGTTAAGCGGACAACCGATGGCGGCGCGGAAATCGTCGCTCTCCTTAAAACCGGCTCCGCTTACTACGCTCCCGGAACGGCGGCCGCCAGGATGGCGGAAGCGATCGTCCGCGACACCAAAGAGATCATCAACAGCTGCTGCCTCCTCTCCGGCGAATACGGCATCAGCGATGTTTGCCTCGGCGTTCCGGCCAGGCTGGGAAAGAACGGAATTGAAGAGATCGTCACCCTTAAGCTGACGGACGAAGAACTGACCGCCCTGCAAAAAGCGGGGGCGGCGGTTAAGCATCTCCTTGGCGGCATAAATTTATAGTATAATTAATCTATGCGCGAGCTATCGGTCAAAAAGATCACCACGGCGATTCGGGACCTCTGCATTGAGGCTAATACAAACCTCTCCGAAGATGTTGAAGCCGCTTTAAATAAAGCGCTTAAAGATGAGGAATCCCCCAACGGCCGCGAAATCCTCCGCCAGCTCATCCACAACGCCGGGATCGCCCGCAAAGAAAAACGCCCCATCTGCCAGGACACCGGCTCGGTCGTCGTCTTGATCGAACTCGGCCAAGAAATACGGCTGACTGACGGCTCGCTGGAAGAAGCGGTCAACGAAGGAGTCAGCCGCGGTTACAAAGAAGGCTATCTCCGCAAATCGATCGTTTCCGACCCGCTCCGCCGCCAAAACACCGGCGACAATGCCCCGGCCTTCATCCATACCCGGGTCGTCCCGGGAGATAAGCTCACCCTCAACCTGATGTGCAAAGGCGGGGGAGCCGAGAACTGCAGCGCCATTAAGTTCTTCAAACCAACTTCCAGCCATGAAGAGATTAGCCAATTTATAATTGAAACTGTTTCTAAAGCGGGACCAAACGCCTGCCCGCCGGTTATCGTCGGGGTTGGGATCGGCGGGAACTTTGAGACCGCTCCTTTAACGGCGAAAAAGGCTCTCCTGCGGGAGATCGGCCATCGTAACAGCGACAGCGATCTCGCCAAGTGGGAAAAAGAACTTTTAGTTAAGATCAATAACCTCGGGATCGGGCCGATGGGCCTGGGCGGACGAACAACCGCGCTCGCGGTCAGTATCGAAACCGCCCCCTGCCACATCTCCCAGCTCCCGGTGGCCGTCAACATTGAATGCCACGCCCACCGGGCGCGCAAGGTGACGCTATGAGCGCGATCAAACTGACCACGCCGCTGACGGCAGAAATGATCGCCGGCTTAAAAGCGGGGGACGAAGTCCTGATCAGCGGCAAGATCTACACCGCCCGGGACGCCGCCCATAAAAAGTTCGGCGACCAGCCCCCCTTCGACCTCCAAGGCCAGATCATTTACTACGCCTCCCCCACTCCGACCAAACCGGGAGAAGTGATCGGCTCGATCGGTCCGACGACCAGCTCCCGGATGGATGCTTTTGCCCCGGCCCTGCTTAACCAGGGATTGGCAGGGATGATAGGGAAGGGAAGGAGGAGCAAGGAAGTTATTGAAGCGATCAAAAAAAACAAAGCGGTCTACTTTACCGTTCCCGGCGGCGCCGCCGCCCTCTACGCCAAACAGGTCAAAAGCGCCAAAATCGTCGCTTATCCGGAGCTCCTCTCCGAAGCGGTCTACGAACTCGAAGTTGTTGATTTCCCGGCAACCGTGACGATCGATTCGACCGGCGGTAATTTATTTGAAATAGGCAGGAAACGCTATGAAAACCAAGACTAAGTTTATTCGCTGGTTTCTCGTCCCTTCATTTGTCATTTGCTATTTGTCATTTGTCATTTCGGCAGCGTCCGCGGCCTGTTATGACGGCATTTGGTTCCTCGGTTTTAATCTCGAGAAAGAGCCGTTCAATAACGTTTACGTCCGCCAGGCGGCCGCCCACGCGATCAATAAACAGACAATCCTCCGGCTGGCCAGCGAAGAGGTTTCTCCGGGAAGCGTCATTCCGCCGGGAATGTCCGGTTATCGGACCGATCTGGCCCCCTATTCCTTCAACCTGAAACAGGCCAAGGTCCTGATGCGCCGGGGTAAATATCTCCCGGTCCATCCCAAACTGAAAAAGATCACCCTGCTCCACACCGACGGGATCAGAACGGTCGCCATCGCCAAAGAGATCAAAAAGGAATTAAAAGAGCTGGGAATGAACATCACTCTCATTCAGGTCAAATATGACGACAAAGCCTGGAACGACGAGCTGAATTCGCGGCGGCACCATCTTTATCTGCTCGGTTACAAAGCTGACTTCACCCAGAGCCTGACCCGTGAAGCGGCCCCCGACGTCGTCGACACCTATAAGCTCCTCGAGCCGCTCTTTCATACCGGCGGAGCGGCCAACGTCAACAGCTTCAGCAATTCGACGGTCGACATGCTCCTCGACCAGGTTTCAGTCATCAGCGTCGCCTACCAGGTGGAGCGGGAGCTTAAGCTCAAGGAAGTGAACAAGGTCCTCTATCAGGAACTTCCCGCCTTGGTCCTGTTCTACATACCCAAGCTATGAAAGACTCGATCGACGTCTTCCTGCGGATCAACAAAGCCGACATTTACATCATCTGCCCGTACTTCGAGGCTTTCCAGGGAATGGTCGCCATCCGGACCCCCAAACCGGAAGTCGGCGACAAAGCAACGCTTCACCTGATGGTCTCGCCCGACTTTACCGCCGATTTCGACCGGG
Protein-coding sequences here:
- a CDS encoding HD domain-containing protein, giving the protein MRVPRVKVELMETILLSRYACQSVVSQGRLELEAPDRFRTCFARDRDRIVYSDHYPLLAGKAQVFSPESLSLEFTQIVHNRHFHVEKVAQVARSICRALRLNEDLAEAIALGHDLGHSIFGHEGEKILDEFSQTYLGVPFKHNRQSLRVVRELEKLNLSVEVMNGILCHDGERKDPVLRPNENGNYFDDREFPMTLEGCVVRLADRIAYLPMDVLDAGRLSIIEVNDLPQMVREILGTTPAQMIDTMVRSVIAHSAGRNYITMGEQELAAIDALMSFNYRHIYIGSRVKQEFMATMTDCVRTIFDYYLIKNKLSAQAAIDKIVGLTDREALALWNNINNGRF
- the mdh gene encoding malate dehydrogenase yields the protein MKPKITIIGAGNVGAQCAYKLAQRDFADLVLLDIVEGIPQGKALDMTQSGSIERFTTKITGTNNYADIKGSQVVVMTAGLARKPGMSRDDLIHKNAEIVAGVVKQVAQHAPQAVLLMVTNPLDVMTYHALKVSGLPASRVLGMAPLLDAARMQSFIAELANAPVTEVYAEVMGSHGDLMVPVPRLSTVKGKPITELFSPEQVASLVKRTTDGGAEIVALLKTGSAYYAPGTAAARMAEAIVRDTKEIINSCCLLSGEYGISDVCLGVPARLGKNGIEEIVTLKLTDEELTALQKAGAAVKHLLGGINL
- a CDS encoding fumarate hydratase; protein product: MRELSVKKITTAIRDLCIEANTNLSEDVEAALNKALKDEESPNGREILRQLIHNAGIARKEKRPICQDTGSVVVLIELGQEIRLTDGSLEEAVNEGVSRGYKEGYLRKSIVSDPLRRQNTGDNAPAFIHTRVVPGDKLTLNLMCKGGGAENCSAIKFFKPTSSHEEISQFIIETVSKAGPNACPPVIVGVGIGGNFETAPLTAKKALLREIGHRNSDSDLAKWEKELLVKINNLGIGPMGLGGRTTALAVSIETAPCHISQLPVAVNIECHAHRARKVTL
- a CDS encoding Fe-S-containing hydro-lyase produces the protein MSAIKLTTPLTAEMIAGLKAGDEVLISGKIYTARDAAHKKFGDQPPFDLQGQIIYYASPTPTKPGEVIGSIGPTTSSRMDAFAPALLNQGLAGMIGKGRRSKEVIEAIKKNKAVYFTVPGGAAALYAKQVKSAKIVAYPELLSEAVYELEVVDFPATVTIDSTGGNLFEIGRKRYENQD
- a CDS encoding ABC transporter substrate-binding protein, producing MKTKTKFIRWFLVPSFVICYLSFVISAASAACYDGIWFLGFNLEKEPFNNVYVRQAAAHAINKQTILRLASEEVSPGSVIPPGMSGYRTDLAPYSFNLKQAKVLMRRGKYLPVHPKLKKITLLHTDGIRTVAIAKEIKKELKELGMNITLIQVKYDDKAWNDELNSRRHHLYLLGYKADFTQSLTREAAPDVVDTYKLLEPLFHTGGAANVNSFSNSTVDMLLDQVSVISVAYQVERELKLKEVNKVLYQELPALVLFYIPKL